The DNA sequence TTCCGGCTGCCCGCCGGTGAGACGGTGACGGTCCACGGCGAGGTCGTGCTGCCGTGGGAGATGCCGCTCACGCACGCCCTGGGCGCGCCCATCGCGGGCGGCCGGGCCGCCGTCCGTACCGAGCTGGCCGTCGACAAGTCGGTGGACCAGGGCGACTTCGACGAGTTCGAGGTCCACGCGCTCCCGGCCCAGGACGCGATCCTCCAGGCCTACACGGATCTGGGGTTCCGCCTGCACGAGGCCGAGGTCAAGATCGGGTTCCACCCGACGATTGCGCCGAGCATGAAGTCCCGGCAGACGGAGAGGTACTGGCAGGAGATCGACTTCTTCCTCCCGGAGCACATGACGTGGGGGACCCTGGAGCTCGAGACGGTTTTCACCGCTCGTGAGGACTCCCTCGATACCCACCCGGGCGGCTATCCGCCGGCCACGTTCTTCTATGACGACCTGGACCAGCAGGCCTGGACGGAGACCCTGGAGAAGCACGTGACCACGTACTGGCCGTCCTACAAGAAGTAGGCAGGCTGGCCTGGGAAAGCCGGCCCGGGGACCGATTTCACCCCTGGGCCGGTGCCCCGCTACCAGGCCGCCGCCGCCTTACCCGCACGCCTGCGGGCAGTAGTCCCGCGTACGTCACCAGCAGCGCCAGCCCGAGCAGGTAGGCGCCGATGTCGGCGCCGGTGTCCTCGTACTCGTCCAGCGAGTACAGGTCGCCCTTGCGGTCGCCTTCGGCGAGCACCCAGCCGCTGTCCCAGCCGAAGCCGGTCTGCGGGTCGTAGGCCGGGGCTTTGAGGAGGGCGCCCCGGTCGGTGTGGCACCGGTGGGCGCCCTCGCGGTCCCGCTCGGCGTACGGGTCGCGCCAGCGCACCTCGCAGCGGCCGTCCGGCTCCTCGCTGAGGACGGTCAAGTCGATCTGGCGAAGCTCGGGACGCGGGGTCGCCTCGAGCAAGGCCACCGACATCCCGATCAAGGCGATTCCGGCCACCAGGACACCCCACCGGGACCACCATCGTGCTCTGACCACCCCCGCCGCCCCCTTCGTCCGCGTGGGGACAGGATGAGGCGGAAAGGGCCACATGGCCAGAGCTCGGTGCCTACAGCTCCGCGACCCCGCCGAGGAACGCGGCCCAGGCCCCGGGGGCCACCGCGAGCTGAGGTCCGGCCGGGACCTTGGAGTCCCGGATGTGGATGGAATCGGCGCAGCCGGCGACCTCTACGCAGTTGCCGCCCTCACCACTGCTGTAGCTGGACTTCCGCCAGTCGAAGGCGACTTCGAGGCACTCGCCGCCCTCGCCACCGCTGTAGCTGCTCTTGAACCAGGCCAGGTGTGTGGTGTTCATAGTTCTCCCAGCAACTTCTCGATCAGGGCCAGTGACTCGTGGGGCGTGAGTGCCTGTGCCCGGATGATCCCATAGCGCTCGGTGTAGATCCTCACCCGTTCGGGGTCCGTGATGAGGTTCGCGTGGCCGTATGTCTCCGTGTAGGCAACCTCGTTGCGACCCTTGGGGCGGAGGAGAGTGAACGCGCCTTCCAAGCCAGGGTGTTCATCCAGCTCCGTCGGCATCACCTGAAGGTGCACCGTGCGAAGGCGACCAATCTGGAGGAGTCGCTGTAGTTGCTCCCGACGGACCTCTGGTCCGCCCGTGAGGCGGAGCAGGATGGAGTGTTCAAGGACAAAGCTGAAGGTGGGGGCAGGCCACTGTTCAAGGATCGCCTGTCGGGCTAGTCGGTCTGACACCCGCTTCTCGATGGTTCCCTCGTCCAGCACCGGCCGACGATGCCTGAACACGGCCCGCGCGTACGCCTCGGTCTGGAGGAGTCCGGGTATGGCCTGGGCGGCGTAGTAGTGCAGGGCCACAGACCCAGCCTCCGCGTCCGCGAACTTCCGGAACCAATCCGGGTGGCGGGTCCGCGCCCGCTTCAGCGCCTCCTTCACGTCCGGGACGGCCGCTATCAGGACGCCCCCGGCGCCGAGCGCGCGGTCGACGTTCTCGAGGAAGTCCGGCTGGGGTGTTCGTACGCCCCGCTCGATGGAGGACACCAGGTCCTCTCCCACATGGACGAGCGCCGCGAGTTCCTTCTGCTGCAGGCCCGCCCGTTCCCGCAGCACCTTGATGATTTTGCCGAGCGCCTTGAAGAGGTACGCGGTGCCGTCGACCTCCACGGGTCGCTCCGGCTCTTCTTCGCGCTCCGACAGGTCGTTCATAGGCTGAACCGCCCTCGTCCGTACGGGCCGTACACGCAACCGCCGTCAGCCCTACGGGGGTTCCCCGTAGCGCCGGCGTTGCTGGAAAGCGTACGGCGGAGCGGCCACGCTCGGTGAGGTGACGACCGAATTGAGTGACATGGCACCGGCGGAGTTCCGGCAGCGCCTCTCCGCCACCCCGCGCGGGGCGCGGCTCGCCCGGCGGCTGGCCGGGGTGCAGCTCGCCGCCTGGGGGATCCCGCACGGCTGCGGCCTCGCGGAGGACGTGGAGCTTGTGGTGGGGGAGCTCGCAGCGAATGCCGTGCTGCACGGGCGGGTGCCCGGCCGGGACTTCGAGGTGCGGCTCGGCTACGACGGGCTCCGGGTCCGGGTCGAGGTGAGCGATGCCCGGGGGGACCGGCTGCCGCCCGAGGGGGAGGCGGCCGTGGATCCCTGGTCGGCGGAGGGCGGGCGCGGGCTGGTGCTCGTACGGGCCTTGGCGCGGGAGTGGGGCGTCGAGCCGAGGGAGGGGGGTGGGCCGGGGAAGACGGTGTGGGCGCGCCTTTGAGCGTGGGGGTCGCGGCCGGGCCTGCGCACAGTCTGGCTGATCTCCGTCTCGTGCGGGAGAGCACTATCCCTCCCCGGCCTCCCGGCGCCAGTGGGCGAGGCTGGACCTGCTTCTGAGTGTGAGGGGGTGGCCCGGTCCCAGCACTCGCAGGAGGTCCTCCAGCAGGGCGGTGAGTTCGGCGGCGGCGCCTCTCGGATTCCCCGTCCTCCCGCGCAAGTGGGCGAGGTTGTAGCGGGTGGTCAGGGTGTCGGGGTTGTCCGGTCCCAGGACCCGCAGGTAGTCCTCCAGCAGGGCGGTGAACGCGGCAGCGGCCCCGGACGGATCATCCGCCTGCCCGCGCCAGCCCGCCAAGTTGTGCCGCGTGGAGAGGGTGCGGGGGTGGTCCGGGCCCAGTATCCGAAGGTAGTCCTTCAACAGGGGGGCGAACGCGCCAGCGGCCCCCCTCGCGTCCCCTGCCTCTCCGAGCCAGTGGGCGTGGCTGGAACGGGTGTTGAGGGTATCGGGGTGGTCCGGGCCCAGTGCCCACAGGTAGTGCTCCAGCAGGGCGGCGAACGCGGCAGCGGCCCCGGATGGATCTCCCCCCTTCCCCTGCCAGTGGGCGAGGTGGGAACGGGTGGTGAGGGTACGGGCATGGTCCGGGCCCAGCACCCGCAGAGAGTCTTCCAGCAGGGCGGCGAACGCGGCGGCTGCCCCCGTTGCATTCCCCGCCTCCCCCTGCCAGTGGGCGAGGTTGGAACGGGCGCCGAGGGTGTTGAGGTGGTCGGGGCCCAGCACCCTCAGGTGGTCCGTGACCAGGAGCGAGGCGGCCTCCGAAGCCTCGGCTGTGTCCCCCGCCTGCCCCCGCCACCGGGCGAGGTCGTTGCGGCTGACGAGAGTACTGGGGTGGTCCGAGCCCAAGTAGCGGGTGGCGGTGTTCGTGAGGTGCTGGAGGTGGTGGATGGCGGCAGCCAGTTGCCCGGCCTGTCCGAGGCTTTCACCAAGGCGGTACAACACCCAGTGGACGGCAGGCTGGTGCAGGGCGCCTCCCGCGCACGCGATCAGGGCGGTGGTGTTGGCGCGCAGAGCGCTGGCCAGGCCGGCGTCGCGTTCGGTGTCGGGCCAGGCGGCGATCAGGGCGTCGGCGGCGATGCGCGCGAGTAGGTCCCGGTGGTCCGGATGGAGTGGGTCGCGGAGGGCCCGTTGGACGATCTGGTGGACGCGTACGTCCTGGTGGGCTTCGGCGGGGGAGTGGTCGACCAGGCTCAGACGGTGAAGGGTCCGCAGTGCGCCGGTCATCTCCTCCTCGATGACCGTGGGGGGTTCCGGGGTCGGACTGTCGGGCCGGAGGGACCGGTGGGCGGTGAGGTACCTGAGGACCGGATCGCCGGTCAGGACCCGATCCGGGATCCCGTTCGGGTCGAGCATCGCGGCGAGCTGGAGCATGGGACGGGCCAGGCCGACCGGGCGGAGTTCGTCCGCGCGGTCCACCGACAGGGACCAGGCGGCGGCCGCGGGGGTCGACTGGTCGTCGGGCAGGTCGCCGGGCTCGGGGAGCAGGTCGGCCAGGTGGCGCGCGCGGTCGGCGAGGCGGGCACGGTAGCGGGCGACCGTGATGTGGGTGTCGATGAGGTAGGCGGCGGCCTGGGACAGGGCGAG is a window from the Streptomyces sp. NBC_01244 genome containing:
- a CDS encoding sporulation protein; the protein is MAFRKFLSALGVNAPSVETVIENPQVSPGGTLRCVVTAVGGGVDVDIERVRLEVVVRAEDHEYNHKTAWKHPYTVVTADLEGFRLPAGETVTVHGEVVLPWEMPLTHALGAPIAGGRAAVRTELAVDKSVDQGDFDEFEVHALPAQDAILQAYTDLGFRLHEAEVKIGFHPTIAPSMKSRQTERYWQEIDFFLPEHMTWGTLELETVFTAREDSLDTHPGGYPPATFFYDDLDQQAWTETLEKHVTTYWPSYKK
- a CDS encoding DUF397 domain-containing protein, yielding MNTTHLAWFKSSYSGGEGGECLEVAFDWRKSSYSSGEGGNCVEVAGCADSIHIRDSKVPAGPQLAVAPGAWAAFLGGVAEL
- a CDS encoding helix-turn-helix domain-containing protein produces the protein MNDLSEREEEPERPVEVDGTAYLFKALGKIIKVLRERAGLQQKELAALVHVGEDLVSSIERGVRTPQPDFLENVDRALGAGGVLIAAVPDVKEALKRARTRHPDWFRKFADAEAGSVALHYYAAQAIPGLLQTEAYARAVFRHRRPVLDEGTIEKRVSDRLARQAILEQWPAPTFSFVLEHSILLRLTGGPEVRREQLQRLLQIGRLRTVHLQVMPTELDEHPGLEGAFTLLRPKGRNEVAYTETYGHANLITDPERVRIYTERYGIIRAQALTPHESLALIEKLLGEL
- a CDS encoding ATP-binding protein; translation: MAPAEFRQRLSATPRGARLARRLAGVQLAAWGIPHGCGLAEDVELVVGELAANAVLHGRVPGRDFEVRLGYDGLRVRVEVSDARGDRLPPEGEAAVDPWSAEGGRGLVLVRALAREWGVEPREGGGPGKTVWARL
- the fxsT gene encoding FxSxx-COOH system tetratricopeptide repeat protein, which gives rise to MHAGQGSLAAQHIGQVTYQAAARHAVSWPHQVGVIPRRAGSFQDRAEVHRLRSAVEGGGTAVLCQVLAGMGGVGKTQLAADHARHAWADGQVELLVWVTAATRQAVIDAYAQAAADILHTDPADPERAAHAFLAWLEPAPGRPRWLIVLDDVADPADLRALWPPTHARGRTLVTTRRRDAALATHGRLVPVGLFTPAEATAHLQQALAAQGRHEPEGNLAALAEDLGHLPLALSQAAAYLIDTHITVARYRARLADRARHLADLLPEPGDLPDDQSTPAAAAWSLSVDRADELRPVGLARPMLQLAAMLDPNGIPDRVLTGDPVLRYLTAHRSLRPDSPTPEPPTVIEEEMTGALRTLHRLSLVDHSPAEAHQDVRVHQIVQRALRDPLHPDHRDLLARIAADALIAAWPDTERDAGLASALRANTTALIACAGGALHQPAVHWVLYRLGESLGQAGQLAAAIHHLQHLTNTATRYLGSDHPSTLVSRNDLARWRGQAGDTAEASEAASLLVTDHLRVLGPDHLNTLGARSNLAHWQGEAGNATGAAAAFAALLEDSLRVLGPDHARTLTTRSHLAHWQGKGGDPSGAAAAFAALLEHYLWALGPDHPDTLNTRSSHAHWLGEAGDARGAAGAFAPLLKDYLRILGPDHPRTLSTRHNLAGWRGQADDPSGAAAAFTALLEDYLRVLGPDNPDTLTTRYNLAHLRGRTGNPRGAAAELTALLEDLLRVLGPGHPLTLRSRSSLAHWRREAGEG